In Onthophagus taurus isolate NC chromosome 6, IU_Otau_3.0, whole genome shotgun sequence, a genomic segment contains:
- the LOC111422179 gene encoding piggyBac transposable element-derived protein 3-like has product MNCFELFFDSNVYELLRSETERNAIEKGNHAFRVTTIEIKHFIGILLMSGYNSVARYRMYWEKSIDCNYQGISSLMSRNRFEELLRYFHVADNANLTQGDRFAKVRPLWDLLNKRWLKYYPGDRNLSIDESMIPYYGKHGAKQHIHGKPIRFGYKTWSICTSLGYLIHGELYQGASTGNTHPEFGVGGSVVLDLLSRLPPANYTLYMDNFFTSLPLLNELKKLGHDATGTIRENRVEKAPLKDKKEMKKMKIGSYHQCTDVLSGITLVRYNDNNIVTVASTESGVRPIGTVKRYCNKQKKAVDQPCCIVNYNKYMGGVDRLDQNVGCYRVAIWLKRWYWQLLMFPLNVSVNNAFQLYKISPEYKNNRHDLLSFTRYIVTTYFMLKDTTNSTSPTKILVPKSTLAVIKRVADSY; this is encoded by the coding sequence ATGAACTGtttcgaattattttttgatagtAATGTTTATGAACTTTTGCGTTCGGAAACAGAAAGGAATGCTATTGAGAAAGGTAATCATGCATTTAGGGTTACAACGATTGAAATAAAGCATTTTATTGGAATCCTGTTGATGAGTGGATATAACAGTGTTGCCAGATACAGGATGTATTGGGAGAAAAGTATCGACTGCAACTATCAAGGAATTTCATCCCTTATGTCCCGAAATCGATTTGAAGAACTATTACGTTATTTTCACGTTGCTGACAATGCTAATCTTACTCAAGGTGATAGGTTTGCAAAAGTTCGTCCACTTTGGGATTTGCTGAATAAAAGGTGGTTGAAATATTACCCTGGCGATAGAAACTTGAGTATCGACGAGTCAATGATTCCATACTATGGGAAGCATGGAGCTAAGCAACATATTCATGGAAAACCAATAAGGTTTGGTTATAAAACTTGGTCTATATGTACGAGTCTAGGTTATTTGATACACGGCGAACTTTATCAAGGAGCAAGCACCGGAAACACTCATCCAGAATTTGGTGTCGGTGGATCAGTTGTCTTAGACCTACTATCAAGACTACCTCCAGCTAACTATACTTTATATatggataatttttttacgtcTTTACCATTGCTGAACGAACTAAAGAAATTAGGTCATGATGCTACTGGAACAATTCGAGAAAATAGAGTGGAAAAAGCACCACTAAAAGATaagaaagaaatgaaaaaaatgaaaataggCAGCTACCATCAATGCACAGATGTATTATCTGGAATAACACTGGTCCGATACAACGATAATAATATCGTTACGGTTGCATCCACCGAGTCCGGTGTCAGACCTATTGGTACCGTAAAGCGATACtgcaataaacaaaaaaaagctgTCGACCAACCCTGTTGTATCGTCaattataataagtatatGGGTGGAGTTGATCGCTTAGATCAAAATGTGGGGTGTTATAGAGTTGCGATTTGGCTGAAAAGATGGTACTGGCAGCTTCTGATGTTTCCATTGAATGTTTCAGTGAACAACGCCTTTCAGCTTTACAAAATTTCTCcagaatacaaaaataatcgCCACGATCTTTTATCTTTTACAAGGTACATTGTGACTACATACTTTATGTTGAAAGATACAACAAACTCAACATCACCCACAAAGATTCTAGTGCCTAAATCGACTTTGGCAGTCATAAAAAGAGTTGCTGATAGTTATTAG
- the LOC111413949 gene encoding filamin-A isoform X2 gives MAEKISHSGLLARSTEGHAARGMQIKGNEDVWVEIQANTFRNWVNENLPMNLRVQDLSQDLCTGVRLCTLVENLQGHAIRPAWNKRPMNQHHYLENVTAALNAIEQDGVKLVNIGNVDIVNGNLKLILGLIWSLIVRYQIGKSKFPPRKLMLAWLQAVLPECKVSNFTTDWNSGILLSALIDYCRPGLFSHWRKLDKHNGIENCRRAMEIAQRDLGIPAVLEPEYLASPWLDELSGMTYLSYFMKPGSPGFYATLRWVNSRLEKPVENFTTHWNDGKVVSEIIRSLGGSGPAPEKMRSDPAYWETNWTQAIEAGKRLGVQPVLSPKDMADYNVEHLGVMAYAAYYQWVPERPPLQDMINVRLESTSGRVGEPTRFQCQLLDPQLSHRNVTIEVRGPDNKVYRCNNYKNGQGIYVPLKVGMHELVVLYDGEEVSTGNFFRVLPRMVDVAPPGMAPCALGSLVQVLVNATGAPRREDILVTAYSPNGRPLECPLTTVDGTNSATFKPDEPGEWRIEITYQGKQIQGGPFTCSVFDPNGVQVSGLERALPMIPHAIDLDCRRVGVPGEVFADVVHDKRSVHCRLEKVDNSGFLYRIHFIPKEAGKHRVYVYFNGYDVKGSPFMMRVGTQRRSKSSSTNNSPNATYVRHSPKLNSPSPNSERYITKSYNFSSPVEELKELNNTKYTQEYRAKSLLEKRMSNSPIFDERTSSPGYIPRASSPSLAPRAQSPGFARIPSPAFGRAQSPDYITSRKLNSNTRFESSSPSSFTKQSNDYESSYVNKMSSMKISDAPSKSQNFIPVERPSPENVYSSSKYSTQKTESRFNSYDRTDDGVDTSPIVKVSQYDKGARRDSWDAIAKTKNILSRRSLESIANLTEEQLNSRVYHHKKEEDFNEYNYGSSQNYSTNKYSSGENYSYRVGGKGGGASAVKVQPVPDGILGQPVEFEIDGSGAGSGDLEILVEGGRVTSSVRSLGGQRFKAAFTPHQALPHRVDIRFNGDTVPGSPWQVNVVMSSNSSLSVLGEATRLVAANAAAVFEIITSTNIAPDDLTVHVLSPSKRSVQARVLPGSRTGVQSVEFVPTEVGTHIVEVAVNGEKLPSGPLIAKVYDAGLIQVADVSGGVVGQPVQFRVDASQAGEGQLEISINEGEVPNHVQVVGGGRCLVSFTPDHAKPHLIDIKFNGETVRGCPFVCSVADTSRVTLSLTHLELIPVNQPSSFHMGVAGGGAAELAVAVRGPIGELPVKVIGDIHSGFTAEFTPSQVGAHQITVDYNGRPVQGTPFIAKAFDSSRVTVGHVARGTVGRPVTFSVDASEAGEGNLEITISARGMNIPTQVHPQGNARFAVSFVPAEACDHVVNVAFNKRPVVGCPLIVGVGGGTGSGPSVTLPGPGPIHRPSTLLINHPGRLEDIEINVEGHRKLLY, from the exons atggctGAAAAAATATCTCATAGTGGTCTTTTGGCGAGAAGTACTGAAGGACATGCTGCAAGGGGTATGCAGATTAAAGGGAACGAGGACGTCTGGGTAGAGATTCAGGCAAATACCTTTAGGAATTGGGTGAACGAAAATCTCCCGATGAATTTACGCGTGCAAGATCTTTCGCAAGATTTATGTACAGGTGTTCGGCTATGCACACTGGTTGAAAATCTTCAGGGACACGCGATTAGGCCCGCATGGAATAAAAGACCGATGAATCAACATCATTATTTGGAAAATGTTACTGCGGCTTTAAATGCAATTGAACAAGATGGTGTTAAATTGGTTAATATTG gaaACGTGGATATCGTAAATggtaacttaaaattaattcttggTCTAATTTGGTCGTTAATCGTTCGATACCAAATCGGAAAATCCAAATTTCCGCCCAGAAAACTTATGCTCGCCTGGCTTCAAGCTGTTCTTCCCGAATGCAAAGTTTCCAACTTTACAACCGATTGGAATTCGGGTATTCTTTTATCCGCGCTAATTGATTATTGCAGACCTGGTTTATTTTCACATTGGAGAAAGCTTG ataaacacAATGGCATCGAAAATTGTAGGAGAGCCATGGAGATTGCCCAACGCGATTTGGGAATTCCCGCCGTTTTAGAGCCAGAATATTTAGCTTCACCCTGGTTGGATGAATTATCAGGAATGACTTATTTATCGTATTTTATGAAACCGGGATCACCGGGATTTTATGCCACATTAAGATGGGTTAATTCAAGATTAGAAAAACCCGTTGAAAATTTTACT ACTCATTGGAATGATGGAAAAGTTGTTAGTGAAATTATTAGATCTTTAGGAGGATCTGGGCCTGCTCCGGAGAAAATGCGGAGTGATCCCGCTTATTGGGAAACGAATTGGACTCAAGCAATTGAAGCCGGAAAACGATTAGGAGTCCAACCGGTTTTATCACCTAAAGATATGGCCGATTATAATGTGGAACATCTTGGAGTGATGGCTTACGCTGCGTATTATCAATGGGTCCCGGAAAGACCTCCTTTACAAGATATGATTAACGTTCGATTAGAATCAACATCAGGAAGAGTTGGAGAACCG actAGATTTCAATGCCAATTATTAGACCCCCAACTATCACACAGAAACGTCACCATTGAAGTTAGAGGACCAGACAACAAAGTATATAGATGTAACAATTACAAGAATGGTCAAGGAATTTATGTTCCGTTAAAAGTGGGCATGCACGAACTCGTTGTTTTGTATGACGGCGAAGAAGTTTCCACTGGAAACTTTTTTAGGGTGTTACCCAGGATGGTTGATGTAGCTCCACCTGGAATGGCACCTTGTGCTCTTGGTTCACTCGTTCAAGTTTTAGTTAATGCAACAg gagCACCACGACGTGAAGACATTCTAGTAACAGCTTATAGCCCAAATGGACGTCCATTAGAGTGCCCATTAACAACAGTCGATGGCACAAATAGCGCAACATTTAAACCTGACGAACCAGGAGAATGGAGAATCGAAATAACATATCAAGGAAAACAAATACAAGGTGGTCCATTTACTTGCTCAGTTTTTGATCCAAACGGAGTTCAAGTATCCGGTTTGGAAAGAGCTTTACCCATGATTCCTCACGCAATCGATTTGGATTGTAGAAGAGTTGGAGTGCCTGGCGAAGTATTTGCGGACGTTGTTCATGATAAACGCTCCGTTCATTGTCGTTTAGAGAAAGTTGACAATTCCGGATTTTTATATCGAATTCACTTTATACCTAAAGAAGCTGGTAAACACCGggtttatgtttattttaatggtTACGATGTTAAAGGATCCCCGTTTATGATGAGAGTTGGTACTCAAAGACGATCGAAATCTTCTTCAACTAATAATAGCCCGAATGCGACTTACGTTAGGCACAGCCCTAAATTAAATTCGCCTAGTCCTAACTCAGAACGTTACATTAcgaaaagttataatttttctagtccggttgaagaattaaaagaattaaacaacACGAAATACACTCAAGAATACCGAGCTAAAAGCTTATTAGAGAAGCGAATGTCAAATTCGCCAATTTTCGATGAAAGAACAAGTAGTCCTGGATATATTCCAAGGGCTAGTAGTCCTTCTTTAGCACCGAGAGCGCAAAGTCCCGGTTTCGCTAGAATTCCAAGTCCCGCTTTTGGGAGAGCTCAAAGTCCTGATTATATCACCAGCAGGAAATTAAATAGTAACACTCGTTTTGAAAGTTCTAGTCCATCATCTTTTACGAAACAATCCAACGATTACGAAAGCAGTTACGTTAATAAAATGTCTTCGATGAAAATTTCTGATGCACCCAGCAaaagtcaaaattttattcccgTTGAGCGACCAAGTCCAGAAAACGTTTATTCCTCTTCGAAATACAGCACGCAAAAAACCGAATCGAGATTTAATTCTTACGATAGAACCGACGACGGAGTCGATACTTCCCCTATCGTTAAAGTTTCCCAATATGATAAGGGCGCGAGAAGGGATTCTTGGGATGCTATAGCAAAaacaaagaatattttatCGCGAAGAAGTTTGGAATCAATTGCTAATTTGACTGAAGAACAATTAAATTCAAGGGTGTATCAtcataaaaaagaagaagattttAATGAGTACAATTATGGTTCTTCTCAAAATTATAGTACCAATAAATATTCTTCAGGGGAAAATTATTCTTATCGCGTTGGTGGTAAAGGCGGGGGTGCAAGTGCTGTGAAAGTTCAGCCAGTACCTGATGGTATTTTGGGGCAACCAGTCGAATTTGAAA TTGATGGTTCTGGTGCTGGTTCTGGCGATCTTGAAATACTTGTTGAAGGTGGCAGAGTAACATCGAGCGTAAGAAGTTTGGGTGGACAAAGATTTAAAGCGGCTTTTACCCCACACCAAGCTCTTCCGCACCGAGTTGATATCAGATTTAACGGGGACACAGTTCCGG GGAGTCCGTGGCAGGTGAACGTCGTCATGTCGTCGAATTCTTCGCTGTCAGTGCTCGGGGAAGCAACGAGATTGGTAGCGGCAAATGCCGCCgccgtttttgaaataataacgAGTACAAATATCGCTCCGGACGATTTAACGGTGCATGTTTTGTCGCCTAGTAAACGATCGGTTCAGGCGCGGGTTTTGCCCGGAAGTCGAACCGGCGTGCAGAGTGTTGAGTTCGTTCCAACGGAGGTCGGAACGCACATCGTCGAGGTCGCGGTGAACGGCGAAAAACTGCCCTCGGGGCCGTTGATCGCGAAAGTGTATGATGCTGGATTGATACAGGTCGCGGACGTCAGTGGCGGAGTTGTTGGTCAACCAGTACAATTTAGAG TTGATGCAAGTCAAGCTGGAGAAGGTCAactagaaatttcaataaacgaAGGAGAAGTTCCAAATCACGTTCAAGTGGTTGGTGGTGGAAGATGTTTAGTATCATTCACCCCCGATCACGCCAAACCGCACTTAATCGATATAAAATTCAACGGAGAAACCGTTCGAGGATGTCCGTTTGTTTGTTCGGTGGCCGATACCAGCAGAGTAACTTTAAGCTTAACACATTTAGAATTAATTCCCGTAAACCAACCAAGCTCCTTTCATATGGGAGTAGCCGGCGGAGGAGCAGCAGAATTAGCTGTGGCCGTTCGCGGCCCAATCGGTGAATTACCGGTTAAAGTTATCGGTGATATACATTCCGGATTTACGGCAGAATTTACTCCGAGTCAAGTTGGAGCCCATCAAATTACAGTCGATTATAATGGAAGACCCGTTCAAGGAACTCCATTTATTGCGAAAGCGTTTGATTCTTCTCGAGTAACTGTGGGTCATGTGGCACGTGGAACTGTTGGAAGACCGGTTACTTTTTCAGTAGACGCTAGCGAAGCGGGCGAGGGAAACTTAGAAATCACCATTTCAGCGAGAGGAATGAACATTCCAACTCAAGTCCATCCCCAAGGAAATGCAAGATTCGCTGTTAGTTTTGTCCCGGCGGAAGCGTGTGATCACGTGGTTAATGTAGCATTTAATAAACGACCTGTGGTTGGGTGTCCATTAATCGTTGGGGTTGGAGGTGGTACAGGAAGTGGACCGAGCGTTACATTACCAGGACCGGGACCTATTCATAGGCCCAGCACTTTATTGATTAATCATCCGGGGAGGTTGGAagatattgaaattaatgttgAGG GTCACAGGAAACTGTTGTATTAG
- the LOC111413942 gene encoding alpha-tocopherol transfer protein-like has protein sequence MSFPLVLPSEIQLQQIYNVLGVDEARHQHLLNRFKNWLSTEKYLPQEFDEAYLSNFLLLCKDDLSKAKIKFETNLINRSSQLLSKMKFKPGIIDFNVIRQSLILPYLTENGCRLVFCSIPEVMEEFNLISLLNYALNLTDILLFEDNCSGAIIIIDFKNSSAEIVTKVDFSTFVEFMKFLLSSFPHRLKNFHIINCKPIIKPGLILMKSVLTDKLKNRFLIHNQPEDLLNYLPITHLPIECGGNSFSLNDLANNWKKYFQENHLTLTSKLSKVRVQGQIPKEKMSWDSSFSFGLDGSFRNLQVD, from the exons ATGTCTTTCCCCTTAGTTTTACCCAGCGAAATtcaattacaacaaatttataatgtTCTTGGTGTGGATGAAGCGCGCCACCAACAccttttaaatcgttttaaaaattggttgagTACCGAAAAATATTTACCTCAAGAATTCGATGAGGCttatttatctaattttttgttgttatgcAAAGATGATTTATCGAAAgccaaaatcaaatttgaaactaatttaataaatagaaGTTCGCAGCTGCTTTCTAAAATGAAGTTTAAACCTggaattattgattttaacgTAATCAG GCAAAGTCTTATATTACCTTATTTAACCGAAAATGGTTGCAGACTCGTTTTTTGTTCTATTCCGGAAGTTATGGaagaattcaatttaatttctcttttaaattaTGCATTAAATTTAA CTgatattttactttttgaagATAATTGTAGTGGggcaattataattattgattttaaaaacagTTCAGCCGAAATTGTTACTAAAGTTGATTTTAGTACCTTTGTAGAATTCATGAAATTCCTATTAAGTAGTTTTCCACACcgactaaaaaattttcatattatcaACTGTAAACCAATTATTAAACCGgggttaatattaatgaaatcggTGTTAactgataaattaaaaaacaggtttttaatacataacCAACCtgaagatttattaaattacctCCCGATAACACATTTACCCATTGAATGCGGAGGAAATAGTTTCAGCTTGAACGATTTAGCTAATaattggaaaaaatattttcaagaaaatcatttgacattgacaagtaAACTAAGCAAAGTTCGTGTTCAAGGTCAAATAcccaaagaaaaaatgtctTGGGATTCTAGTTTCAGCTTTGGACTTGATGGATCATTCCGTAATTTACAagtagattaa